TATTTTCACTGATTCTTATGTTTTGCATGCTATTTTGCGGCTTATTTTAAGCTTCACACTGCATGATCTACGTGCCATGCTACTTCTTAAGCTGCTAGAGCTGCTAGAATTTAGCgggaaatttatttttgtctaGCATTAATTGATGAGTGCCAGTGTAGCGGCGGTATTATTACCAACGTATTCAGATAAATTGTTTAGGTATTAAATAAACGAACACATCTCAGTACAGCATTTGCAAATAACCGTCCAATTTTAACATTTCAAACTTCagcttgaaatatttcatgagaCATGCTAGAAAAGTCAACTCGAATAAAAATCTATCCCAATTTTGCTCGACTTCATCTTCGCCTTTGAGTGACAACTGTCAACATTCTGTACGTGAACCAACCGTTTCCTCTGCTGCAGAGAGACTTCAAAATAAATCAAGTCGGCATTGCGAACGTGTTTTTCCTCAACTGCGGGCAGACAGTGAAGCGAAGAACCGTAAAGATATCCActatttgaaaaaaagaaaacttacATAAATCTCTTCCTAAAAGCGGTGCTTATTGATGGTGGGATACAGTGCCGAAAGAGTGAAACATTTCCACTACAATCCAGAGTGAAGAAAGCGCACTGCATAGCAACTGAAACACAGCTCGCAAACATTGTGTGTAGGCGCAGGggaggcaaaaacaaaaatcctttgCAAGCACAAGTGATAATAGGTGGTGCATTGTGGGAAACGTCTTGAATATGACGAAATTCATGGTTGCCAGGCGTTGCCTGGAGGTGGCCACCGACACACTCGGAACATCCGCTGCCACTTTCACGCCCCGGTTCGGTGCATCATTTTCCTGGATGAAACATTACTCGCTTCGCTTACGGTCACAGTCGACCCGGTTGAGTGCCCGCAGTTACTCCACACAGGCCGACAATCGTAAACCGGCCACCAAGGACTTTGACGATGGCGATCGTCCCCCGCTGGATCCGGAAGCGGTACATGCGGATCTACTGCGCCGACTGACGAAGCTGTACGAACAGGAAGTGGCCCGGGAATTGATCGTGCCGCCGTTTAAGCGAGCCTTGCTGTACGGTGAAAAGGCGGCCATTCGTGACCAGATAGGCGATTTCAGCTTCGTCCAGCTGTACGAAGCCGTCAAGCGGCTAGCGGCACAGATATCCAAATGTTGCGGTATGTATTCCAATGTTTCAGCATGATGCAATTCTTTCTTAGTTCGAGGTTGGAAGAGATGCAGTTTCGCTGTGGTGTGTGGTGACACGAAGTGCGTGAAAAACGGCTCGCGCCGGGGGTTCTCTTTTTTTGGAAACATGACACACGTCCAAGGTCGCGCTCATGGATGCACGACAACGACCCGCACGAAGGATGGCGCCAATAAGGAAAACAACATAGCAAATGgtgtgttttgcaaaacaagaTATTTGCGcagttggggttttttttagaacCTAACCCACCAAACGATAACCATTGGGAGAAAGATTTCGCGGTGGCGATCTAAGCGATAATTTCCCTTACAGCGGTAGGGTGCACCATTTTGGATGCGCGTGTGTGTCGCCCACTGATCGCTAGCTGTGGTTATTTTGTGCGTTTTATGCGACGTTCTCACAGTTTGAAGCCCCCCTCACCTTGAACCTGTCGGTGGGACCGGTCTGCAAGTAAAATGTTGTTTACCACCAACTTTATGCTCGTTCTCTCCTCAAGGTCATGCAAATGATTTCGAGCAAACCGCAGTAGAGCCGAAACAGCGATCAATTCATTTGGAAGTATTCGTTGTTAAAACGACGGTGGGATAACCGATGTGACAGTCTTGCTTTGTAATATTTAATTGCAATTTATCATCCTGTGTCCATCCATTTCAGGTTTTACGTATAAGGTGGGAAACATAAGACTTAAGTGAATGGTCGCTATATATAATCCTCTTCAGGAGCGATCATATTACGGTGTCAACTTTTCTTCACGTTTGAATAACCAGCTCTTCGCTACATTTGATACGATAAACGTACGCAACATTTGCATATTCCACTGAAAATGTGACACTTTGGATAAAATGACATGTTACAGTGCAACAAACCTCGCTTCGAAGATACGAATATATTAATAAGATCCGAATGTAAACAATCGGTGCCAGGGAAGGAGTATGGCTGTAATCGTTTCAACACCGTCTCGCCATCGTACTGCTTTGATTTCGCGAGATAAGATTTACGTGATAGACATACGGGGTGTACCCGTGACTGCTGTCGCACGACCAATGCCGGCGTCATAGATCTGGCGCAGGTTCATAAGACGTTGACGGGCGCGATCACCATCAGAAGAGGGAGGAGGATGTTCGATGTATGCTATTTTTAATGTTACCTTCCCGAGCAATGCGCCCAAGCAAGTAGAATGTTTAGCCTGGCCCATTTGACGATCGGCCAACGGGAGAGAAGCCGGTCATCAACGGCACGGTGGTTCAGGTTAACTGCTTTCCTATCGTTTGTCAGCCGGTGTCAGCCGCCAACGAAGTAATGCGATAACCCGCTACGGATTGTAACGCTTCGTCgattttcctcttccttttgttttgcttagaTGAGGTTTTTTGCATCTCGCTTTGCTGTGTGCAAGTGCGTACgatggatgttttgttttgtttggcccCAGCCTAATCTAGAGTGACCGAAGGGGTTTTTTGGTGGAAGTTAAACGTGAAACTGACTATTCTAcaatgttgtttattttattactgctctcagtgttttttttcatactgATATTTTCTTGAATTATTgctaaaatgtttttttaatttgagaGCAATTCATTATTCATTATAGACATTGATCAAGTCACATCTTGAGCTAGTGAATGAAGTAAATGTTTTCCGTTCGGTTTCATGATTAAAATACGCCCTGTTAGCCATTATAAATTCATCAGTAGAAATACATACTAGTAGAAACCCAAATTGGAATCAAAACAAGAGCATTATAAAAAGCTTGTAATAAGTAATGTTTAGTTACCATTTAATTGTAAACTCCCCTGTTCTCATGTGAGATTAAGCGATAGAAGAGCGCCCCCTCTATCTCAAGCAAAGATTGCTCGAAAAAATTGGATTCCGTTCCGTGGCGAAGTAATCGCTGATCAACCGAGACCATTTTATGCATGAGGGTTCAAGTAACCATTTTTACGTGCCAGTGCTAAGTGAATGGTAAATAAAATCCGATTTGCTGATAGCAATGTTCTGAAGGTGTAAAAAAGCTGGAATGCATTTCGTCATTTGCAGGAATGTATGATTAAACGATCTGTTAAAAACATTTTGCGATGTTCGAGAAAGATTATAAAATTTGTTGATTCAGTTAGTTTTCATTGTGGTTTTCTTTTACAGGCAGTGCTTCTCAGTCCCGTGTGGCATTCCTTTGCCCGAACAATATTACGTACGTGATCAGCCAGTGGGCTTGCTGGTTTTCGGGACAAATTGGTAAGAACGGATCCTGGATTCTTTCGCCCTTccgtaaatttattttatttgtttcttctttcgcCTTCCCGGTAGCCGTGCCCTTGAACGCAAAATATCCAGCCGATTTGCTCGAGTACTACATCAAAGATTCGGATGCTTCCCTCCTGCTAACGACGGCGGAATTTCTTCCCCTGGCCGAACCGCTCGCTGCCAAGCTGCAAAAACCCTTGCTGGTGGTGAATCACGAACTGATCAATGCAAATGGAACCACAAACGGCGGTGACGCATCGCCCGTGGCGGACGTTTCCTACCTAGATCCGAGGAGAGAAAATTTGTTGCAACTGAACGATACGCTCGTGGTGGAAAGTGCACTGAATGGTGAATTTTACCGCGATGCCAACGCTTTGATCCTGTACACATCCGGCACGACGGGTAAACCGAAAGGAGTGGTGCTGAGTTACGCCAATCTGGACGCTCAACTGCGTGCCCTGTCGCACGCATGGCAAGTAAGTGCAGCCGATTCGGTACTGCACACACTACCACTGAACCACGTTCATGGTACGATCAATGCGCTGAACTTACCGCTGGCGGTCGGGGCCAAGTGTGTTATGCTGCCGAAGTTTGACAGCAGCAGCGTATGGAGCTACCTGCTGAACGTGAACATGACTACCAAAGAGCGCGTTAACGTGTTCATGGGCGTGCCGACGATGTACGGGTTGCTGATCCGCGAGTATGACAGTGTGTTCGGGAAGAACGCTCGCATGTGTGACTATGTCAAGACACATTGCAAGAACAAGATTCGACTCATGATATCCGGTTCGGCACCACTGCCGGGCAATATATTCGATCGCTGGAACGAAATAACTGGCCACCGGTTGCTGGAACGCTACGGTATGACCGAAATCGGTATGGCCATCTCGAACCCTTACTTGCAGGACGGTGAACTGCGCAGCAGAAGGCAAGGTTGCGTTGGGATGCCATTGCCAGGTGTTAGCGTGCGCATTGTAGACCCCGAAAGTGGTCGTCAGTTGACGCTTGAAGGTTGCGAAAATGAAGGGATTTGGCATACAACAACTGGGACAACGCCACCAAAGCCAACCGTGCCGGAGGATTCCATTGCGGGTCAGCTGCACGTGAAGGGAAGCTCGGTATTTAGTGCTTACTggcaaaaggcaaaagaaaCAGCTTCCGAGTTCGATGCGGAAGGATGGTTCCGGACGGGTGATACGGCACGTTACGAAAACGGAACGATACGCATCCTCGGACGCACCTCCGTTGATATAATCAAATCGGGTGGCTTTAAGCTGTCCGCGCTCGAGATCGAAACGGCATTGCACGAACATCCGGACACGAGCGACGTGGCGGTACTAGGTTTGCCCGATGAAACATGGGGCCAACGGGTAGTGGCCGTGATCAGCTTGCGTGACCAGGCGTCCGCCACACCCGAAACGTTCAGCATTCCGAAGCTGCTTGTGTGGTTGGAACAGAAGCTTCCGAAGCAAGCCATTCCAAAGGAAGTCCGATTAGTGGAGGAAATACCGCGCAATGCAATGGGTAAGATCAACAAACGGGAACTGATCAATAGGTTGTACGGAGAAAACGCAGCAGCGACACCAGACAGCACAGAAACACAGAATGTCGTCGAAAAGCCTTAGGCAGTGTATCCCATCAATGTGATTGCTAAGGCTAATGCGCACAGAAACGTATTTATACCACAAACACATCCCGCATCATCCGACGAAGCAGAAAAAGAGGTAGGAAACATAATCAATATCGAACTAGTCACAGAAGATATCTTCCGCTTTCTTCTGGCCGGGGATTCGGGTGTGGTTATTGTCGCAGCATGCATTATTGAATAAttgtgattctttttttctgacACACTTGTTCCCACCTTTCGGTTACTTGCGGCAAAAAGCGTGAGGCTGGCGAATATTTCGAATGGACTTCCTACCGAATGAGGGATCATATTCAACGGGTAGGAAACTAATGAACGAAACGTGTTGGAAACAAGCTTTTGACAACAAGGTTCCAAATTTGTTGACGAATTATAATGCAACATACAGTGGATACAGTTTGGTTCGATGGTTAGATATCCGAAACATAATTATGTTGTTCTTCCCTATGAAAAATCTTCTGGCAACATCTTGGAAATGGAGCACAATTCATTATTGACGATAAGTGGATGGCTGTGTTACGATAACACGTCGAGCAACGTATGGGTACTTCGGTCAAGCAGTTTATTTGGTGGGACCAGGGTGGTGTGGTCTATTGTGAGCTACTACAACTAGACGAAAAGATCACGGGGAGAGGGGACCTATGATGTCTACCTATAATAATTGATGCGTTTGGTACGACAAGTGCATGACAATGCTCGACCACTTGTTGAGGCATCTGTGAAAATGTTCTTTCACAAACATTGTTTCAAAAGAAACATTGGACTAGGAAGTGCTACGCCGTCGTTGCTACTTTGGatacaaaaattaattaattacgcTATCAGAGGGGTTCTGCTGCAAGCTAAGACCACGAAACGGTTGTAGTGTTGGATAAGTAACTAATAATTTGCATTTCGAAAAACAGATTTTTGCATACTGTAACCGTTTTTGAAAGAATGAACGCCAAACGTTTAACTGTTTTTCCTTAAGTTTTTTCTTACGCATCTAAAGTACAGTAATTGATGTTCAAAACCGTCTTATTGAAGTATAGTATGATGTTGAATTTTCACGGTTTCGAACAATAATTATGCTAGgagatttaaatttcaaacaaactcAGACATTCGCTGGCAACCGCACCAAATGTCACATTTGACATTAGCTCACCCATTTTGTGTACATTTGAGCGGTTTTAGAAACGTTTCTAGCGGCGAAAAATAGTATTTTCAACAACAATTAACTAAAACATGTTTACTAGAACTGCGGAGCAACTTTGTTTGACACCTTCAAGTGTTTGATGAGCTTATGTGTTTTAAATTTGTCatcggttgtgttttttcaaCTCTCtctcctctctttctctttctctctcgctcatgAGATCTCGTGACAAAAGGGAACAAATGGTGCGCACCTGCTGTACGCACCAGCCCGTCCGAAACCAGTGACCACGGATAATCGAGCGTTGGCTGCAATCGCAAAATTCAGCAGAGCTTGCTGTGCGAGGGTGTGTATTACTTTCGATACGGCGAGTTACCATTCCCGAGTTCGTGTACGCTAGCCCGCAGACAGGCCACACCAagcgcacgcacgcacgggtTGTCCGTGAGTTGTGAAGGTGCGTTTTTCTGTGCGTTAGTTTTTGGACGGGGGTGGTTTTGCAGCGTAAAAGCAATC
The Anopheles moucheti chromosome 2, idAnoMoucSN_F20_07, whole genome shotgun sequence genome window above contains:
- the LOC128298444 gene encoding malonate--CoA ligase ACSF3, mitochondrial, coding for MTKFMVARRCLEVATDTLGTSAATFTPRFGASFSWMKHYSLRLRSQSTRLSARSYSTQADNRKPATKDFDDGDRPPLDPEAVHADLLRRLTKLYEQEVARELIVPPFKRALLYGEKAAIRDQIGDFSFVQLYEAVKRLAAQISKCCGSASQSRVAFLCPNNITYVISQWACWFSGQIAVPLNAKYPADLLEYYIKDSDASLLLTTAEFLPLAEPLAAKLQKPLLVVNHELINANGTTNGGDASPVADVSYLDPRRENLLQLNDTLVVESALNGEFYRDANALILYTSGTTGKPKGVVLSYANLDAQLRALSHAWQVSAADSVLHTLPLNHVHGTINALNLPLAVGAKCVMLPKFDSSSVWSYLLNVNMTTKERVNVFMGVPTMYGLLIREYDSVFGKNARMCDYVKTHCKNKIRLMISGSAPLPGNIFDRWNEITGHRLLERYGMTEIGMAISNPYLQDGELRSRRQGCVGMPLPGVSVRIVDPESGRQLTLEGCENEGIWHTTTGTTPPKPTVPEDSIAGQLHVKGSSVFSAYWQKAKETASEFDAEGWFRTGDTARYENGTIRILGRTSVDIIKSGGFKLSALEIETALHEHPDTSDVAVLGLPDETWGQRVVAVISLRDQASATPETFSIPKLLVWLEQKLPKQAIPKEVRLVEEIPRNAMGKINKRELINRLYGENAAATPDSTETQNVVEKP